From one Oncorhynchus clarkii lewisi isolate Uvic-CL-2024 chromosome 6, UVic_Ocla_1.0, whole genome shotgun sequence genomic stretch:
- the LOC139410623 gene encoding sesquipedalian-1 gives MKLNERSVAHYATCDSPPDKTGFLFKKGERNTAYHRRWLILKGNMLFYFEERESREPIGVIVLEGCTVELCESAEEFAFAIKFDCAKARVYKMAAENQAAMESWVKALSRASFDYMRLVVRELERQLEEIQEGAAGLQGRPKSSKKAGGVARSKSGASFSASHVPSTQVTGAALAQGSAHARSLQEEVQLPSGTSKENGVAWSKPSALVNGFGEGPHSGVPWEGNGNGGGDGFRPPPVPPRRRGASLESPVSPGTGCFSKLHDWYGKEVAELRVEWLQSH, from the coding sequence ATGAAGCTGAATGAACGTAGTGTGGCTCACTATGCCACCTGCGACTCGCCGCCAGACAAGACAGGCTTCCTCTTCAAGAAGGGGGAGCGAAACACAGCCTACCACCGGCGTTGGTTGATCCTGAAGGGCAACATGCTGTTCTACTTTGAGGAGCGTGAGAGCCGGGAACCCATCGGCGTCATCGTGTTGGAGGGCTGCACCGTAGAGCTCTGCGAGTCAGCTGAGGAGTTCGCCTTTGCCATCAAGTTTGACTGCGCCAAGGCGCGTGTCTACAAGATGGCGGCGGAGAACCAGGCGGCCATGGAGTCGTGGGTTAAGGCTCTGTCGCGAGCCAGCTTCGACTACATGCGGCTGGTGGTGCGGGAGTTGGAGAGGCAGCTGGAAGAAATCCAGGAGGGGGCTGCTGGGCTGCAGGGCAGGCCCAAGTCCTCCAAGAAGGCTGGGGGGGTGGCACGCTCCAAATCAGGAGCATCATTCAGCGCTTCCCACGTGCCCTCTACCCAGGTTACAGGTGCAGCGCTCGCACAGGGTTCGGCTCATGCTCGCAGCCTTCAGGAGGAGGTGCAGCTCCCGTCAGGCACCTCTAAAGAGAACGGGGTGGCCTGGAGCAAGCCTTCTGCTCTGGTCAATGGGTTTGGTGAGGGCCCCCACTCTGGTGTGCCGTGGGAGGGAAATGGGAATGGAGGGGGCGATGGGTTCAGGCCTCCGCCCGTCCCTCCGCGCAGAAGGGGTGCATCTCTTGAGAGTCCTGTCTCCCCCGGGACTGGGTGCTTCTCCAAACTTCACGACTGGTACGGAAAAGAGGTGGCTGAACTGAGGGTGGAGTGGCTTCAGAGCCATTGA